From Corvus moneduloides isolate bCorMon1 chromosome 2, bCorMon1.pri, whole genome shotgun sequence, one genomic window encodes:
- the LOC116438831 gene encoding transforming growth factor beta activator LRRC32-like isoform X2 has protein sequence MKLYIIFFLAVVNYQPSEGTSCEMANSQAFCHNKNLHQIPHELHPNVNKIDLSGNLIQSIPEMSLSFYTSLQCLDLSSNQISFITPGVFAHMTSLLEINLANNHLYELAQNGTEGIGLLPKVEILDLSHNSLYNGMAEYFIKEAPALQYLSLADNSIIMISQKMFWGSPNLVEVDLQSNIIMEIEEGAFETLVSLSKLNLSKNSITCISDFNLRQLEILDLSRNSIETFHTTKSDDEYSLRCLDLSENKLFHFPVFPQVNKLVTLNLSKNLIQLTAESPHNKMDSVENEWLNASFHLRDQKQSRNKSFLYLSQLVYLDLSYNEIKSIPDEFFESMLSLHTLNLSKNCLQAFAVSYDSALISLTVLDLSYNALQNLLLDAGALSNLKDLYIQNNYLQTLQFDIFSNLPSLRLLNLQSNNISLCSMYSGLAKQRLAGEESGCISFVDSPTLQYLYLADNMLNILPAYSFYKTSLVVLDLSMNPGLKIELKALSGLEKSLECLYLHGNSLIDLNIDLPCFSRLKHLNLSENQLNWLPKWGSDSPLEVLDLRNNRFSTLQNSNILALENSLKNLYLTGNPLNCCGNIWLSSMIQNKNVQIPNVEHLMCHHTQNFGYQDEMHIRNIRPEDCEKEDLKKINFLIILTFVLVLSVIIVGVGSFFCFRRQNFSHQFKA, from the coding sequence GCAAACTCTCAGGCATTTTGCCACAACAAAAACCTCCACCAAATCCCTCATGAGCTCCATCCAAATGTAAACAAAATAGATCTGTCTGGAAATTTGATTCAAAGCATTCCTGAAATGTCATTATCATTTTACACTTCCCTTCAGTGTCTGGACTTAAGCTCTAACCAGATAAGTTTCATCACGCCTGGAGTCTTTGCACACATGACGAGTTTGCTGGAAATAAATTTAGCCAACAATCACTTATATGAGCTTGCTCAAAATGGCACAGAGGGGATTGGACTCCTACCCAAGGTGGAAATACTGGACTTGTCCCACAACAGTCTGTACAATGGGATGGCTGAGTATTTCATTAAAGAAGCGCCAGCACTGCAGTATCTTTCCTTGGCAGACAACAGTATTATAATGATATCACAAAAGATGTTTTGGGGATCTCCCAACCTTGTGGAGGTAGATCTTCAGAGCAACATCATCATGGAAATAGAAGAAGGTGCTTTTGAGACTCTAGTGAGCCTGTCCAAACTCAATCTCTCAAAGAATTCAATTACTTGCATCTCTGATTTTAACCTCAGGCAGCTGGAGATACTTGACCTTAGCAGGAACAGCATTGAGACCTTCCACACCACAAAATCAGATGATGAATATAGCTTAAGGTGTTTGGATCTGAGTGAAAACAAACTGTTTCACTTCCCAGTGTTCCCTCAGGTAAATAAGCTGGTAACTCTGAATTTATCAAAGAATTTAATCCAACTCACTGCTGAATCCCCTCATAATAAAATGGACTCCGTGGAAAATGAATGGCTAAATGCTTCTTTCCATCTTCGTGATCAGAAGCAAAGTAGAAACAaaagttttctgtatttatcCCAGCTTGTATATTTAGACTTAAGTTATAATGAAATCAAATCCATTCCAGATGAGTTCTTTGAATCAATGTTGTCCCTTCATACCCTTAATCTCAGTAAAAACTGTCTTCAGGCATTTGCAGTAAGTTATGACAGTGCATTGATCTCTTTAACTGTCCTTGACTTGAGCTACAATGCTTTGCAGAACCTTCTCCTTGATGCTGGTGCATTGTCAAATTTGAAGGATCTTTATATTCAAAACAACTATCTTCAAACCCTGCAGTTTGACATCTTCTCAAATCTTCCTAGCCTCAGACTGCTTAATCTACAGAGCAATAATATCAGCCTTTGCAGCATGTACTCAGGATTAGCTAAGCAAAGACTTGCTGGAGAGGAAAGTGGTTGTATATCATTTGTTGATTCTCCTACTCTTCAGTACTTGTATCTAGCTGACAACATGCTGAACATCCTACCAGCATACAGCTTCTACAAGACTTCTCTGGTTGTCTTGGACCTCTCCATGAACCCTGGACTGAAAATAGAACTTAAAGCATTATCAGGTCTGGAAAAGTCTCTGGAATGTTTGTATTTACATGGTAATAGCCTGATAGATTTAAATATTGACTTGCCTTGTTTTAGTCGTCTTAAACATTTAAACCTCTCTGAAAATCAGCTGAACTGGCTGCCTAAGTGGGGTAGTGACTCTCCACTAGAAGTTCTGGACCTACGGAACAATAGGTTCAGTACATTACAGAACAGCAATATTTTAGCATTAGAAAATTCACTTAAAAACTTGTATCTCACCGGGAACCCACTCAACTGTTGTGGAAACATCTGGCTTTCATCAATGATCCAGAACAAAAATGTTCAGATCCCCAATGTGGAGCATTTAATGTGCCATCACACTCAGAATTTTGGATACCAGGATGAAATGCACATCAGGAACATCAGACCAGAAGACTGTGAAAAAGAGGATCTGAAGAAAATCAATTTCCTTATTATATTAACATTTGTGTTGGTTTTATCTGTGATCATCGTTGGCGTGGGGTCATTTTTTTGTTTCCGCAGGCAAAACTTCAGCCATCAGTTTAAAGCATAG
- the LOC116438831 gene encoding transforming growth factor beta activator LRRC32-like isoform X1 has translation MQETLETRAMKLYIIFFLAVVNYQPSEGTSCEMANSQAFCHNKNLHQIPHELHPNVNKIDLSGNLIQSIPEMSLSFYTSLQCLDLSSNQISFITPGVFAHMTSLLEINLANNHLYELAQNGTEGIGLLPKVEILDLSHNSLYNGMAEYFIKEAPALQYLSLADNSIIMISQKMFWGSPNLVEVDLQSNIIMEIEEGAFETLVSLSKLNLSKNSITCISDFNLRQLEILDLSRNSIETFHTTKSDDEYSLRCLDLSENKLFHFPVFPQVNKLVTLNLSKNLIQLTAESPHNKMDSVENEWLNASFHLRDQKQSRNKSFLYLSQLVYLDLSYNEIKSIPDEFFESMLSLHTLNLSKNCLQAFAVSYDSALISLTVLDLSYNALQNLLLDAGALSNLKDLYIQNNYLQTLQFDIFSNLPSLRLLNLQSNNISLCSMYSGLAKQRLAGEESGCISFVDSPTLQYLYLADNMLNILPAYSFYKTSLVVLDLSMNPGLKIELKALSGLEKSLECLYLHGNSLIDLNIDLPCFSRLKHLNLSENQLNWLPKWGSDSPLEVLDLRNNRFSTLQNSNILALENSLKNLYLTGNPLNCCGNIWLSSMIQNKNVQIPNVEHLMCHHTQNFGYQDEMHIRNIRPEDCEKEDLKKINFLIILTFVLVLSVIIVGVGSFFCFRRQNFSHQFKA, from the coding sequence GCAAACTCTCAGGCATTTTGCCACAACAAAAACCTCCACCAAATCCCTCATGAGCTCCATCCAAATGTAAACAAAATAGATCTGTCTGGAAATTTGATTCAAAGCATTCCTGAAATGTCATTATCATTTTACACTTCCCTTCAGTGTCTGGACTTAAGCTCTAACCAGATAAGTTTCATCACGCCTGGAGTCTTTGCACACATGACGAGTTTGCTGGAAATAAATTTAGCCAACAATCACTTATATGAGCTTGCTCAAAATGGCACAGAGGGGATTGGACTCCTACCCAAGGTGGAAATACTGGACTTGTCCCACAACAGTCTGTACAATGGGATGGCTGAGTATTTCATTAAAGAAGCGCCAGCACTGCAGTATCTTTCCTTGGCAGACAACAGTATTATAATGATATCACAAAAGATGTTTTGGGGATCTCCCAACCTTGTGGAGGTAGATCTTCAGAGCAACATCATCATGGAAATAGAAGAAGGTGCTTTTGAGACTCTAGTGAGCCTGTCCAAACTCAATCTCTCAAAGAATTCAATTACTTGCATCTCTGATTTTAACCTCAGGCAGCTGGAGATACTTGACCTTAGCAGGAACAGCATTGAGACCTTCCACACCACAAAATCAGATGATGAATATAGCTTAAGGTGTTTGGATCTGAGTGAAAACAAACTGTTTCACTTCCCAGTGTTCCCTCAGGTAAATAAGCTGGTAACTCTGAATTTATCAAAGAATTTAATCCAACTCACTGCTGAATCCCCTCATAATAAAATGGACTCCGTGGAAAATGAATGGCTAAATGCTTCTTTCCATCTTCGTGATCAGAAGCAAAGTAGAAACAaaagttttctgtatttatcCCAGCTTGTATATTTAGACTTAAGTTATAATGAAATCAAATCCATTCCAGATGAGTTCTTTGAATCAATGTTGTCCCTTCATACCCTTAATCTCAGTAAAAACTGTCTTCAGGCATTTGCAGTAAGTTATGACAGTGCATTGATCTCTTTAACTGTCCTTGACTTGAGCTACAATGCTTTGCAGAACCTTCTCCTTGATGCTGGTGCATTGTCAAATTTGAAGGATCTTTATATTCAAAACAACTATCTTCAAACCCTGCAGTTTGACATCTTCTCAAATCTTCCTAGCCTCAGACTGCTTAATCTACAGAGCAATAATATCAGCCTTTGCAGCATGTACTCAGGATTAGCTAAGCAAAGACTTGCTGGAGAGGAAAGTGGTTGTATATCATTTGTTGATTCTCCTACTCTTCAGTACTTGTATCTAGCTGACAACATGCTGAACATCCTACCAGCATACAGCTTCTACAAGACTTCTCTGGTTGTCTTGGACCTCTCCATGAACCCTGGACTGAAAATAGAACTTAAAGCATTATCAGGTCTGGAAAAGTCTCTGGAATGTTTGTATTTACATGGTAATAGCCTGATAGATTTAAATATTGACTTGCCTTGTTTTAGTCGTCTTAAACATTTAAACCTCTCTGAAAATCAGCTGAACTGGCTGCCTAAGTGGGGTAGTGACTCTCCACTAGAAGTTCTGGACCTACGGAACAATAGGTTCAGTACATTACAGAACAGCAATATTTTAGCATTAGAAAATTCACTTAAAAACTTGTATCTCACCGGGAACCCACTCAACTGTTGTGGAAACATCTGGCTTTCATCAATGATCCAGAACAAAAATGTTCAGATCCCCAATGTGGAGCATTTAATGTGCCATCACACTCAGAATTTTGGATACCAGGATGAAATGCACATCAGGAACATCAGACCAGAAGACTGTGAAAAAGAGGATCTGAAGAAAATCAATTTCCTTATTATATTAACATTTGTGTTGGTTTTATCTGTGATCATCGTTGGCGTGGGGTCATTTTTTTGTTTCCGCAGGCAAAACTTCAGCCATCAGTTTAAAGCATAG